Proteins from one Chroococcidiopsis sp. CCMEE 29 genomic window:
- a CDS encoding response regulator transcription factor produces MEILIVEDELEIARLIQLSLEKEGFSCHICRDGLSALQMVQEHQPDLIILDLMLPGLDGLEVCARIRQKPGMKDPYILMLTAKGEEIDRVIGLSTGADDYMVKPFSPRELVARVRALLRRSLRQGGQHQVYRTQHFLVDVDQRSANLQLNPNQSEILDLTTLEFNLLTTFVSNPSRVWNRTQLIDKLWGSDFYGDERVVDTHVARLRKKIEPDPANPTFIKTVVGVGYKFEDPAT; encoded by the coding sequence ATGGAGATTTTGATTGTTGAGGATGAACTTGAAATTGCTCGGCTCATCCAGTTATCTCTAGAAAAAGAAGGATTTTCCTGCCACATCTGCCGCGATGGCTTAAGTGCTTTACAGATGGTTCAGGAGCACCAGCCGGATCTAATCATTCTTGATTTGATGCTCCCTGGCTTGGATGGACTAGAAGTATGCGCTAGGATACGGCAGAAACCTGGGATGAAAGACCCCTATATTTTGATGTTGACTGCTAAGGGTGAGGAAATTGATCGTGTAATCGGGCTGTCTACTGGTGCCGATGATTACATGGTCAAACCCTTCAGTCCTAGAGAATTAGTTGCCAGGGTGCGGGCACTGTTGCGGCGTAGCTTGCGTCAAGGCGGACAACATCAGGTTTACCGAACTCAACATTTCCTTGTTGATGTGGATCAACGCTCTGCCAATCTTCAGCTGAATCCAAACCAATCAGAAATCCTAGATTTAACTACTTTGGAATTTAACTTGTTGACTACATTTGTTAGCAATCCTAGTCGGGTGTGGAACCGTACTCAGCTAATTGACAAACTTTGGGGTAGTGACTTTTATGGAGATGAACGGGTAGTAGATACTCATGTTGCCCGCTTACGAAAAAAAATTGAACCTGACCCTGCCAATCCCACCTTTATTAAAACTGTTGTCGGTGTTGGTTATAAGTTTGAAGACCCAGCTACTTAG
- a CDS encoding pentapeptide repeat-containing protein codes for MNSKVENPILKTILSLLLWGLVSVMSVGAIAIFSLVNPPPALALDYNKESLISVDFSGRDLTDSSFTKANLRSSNLSHTNLEGVSFFAANLESANLEGANLKNATLDSARFTKANLTNAVLEGAFAANAKFDGAIIDGTDFTEVLLRQDEQNKLCKVAKGTNPITGRETRETLLCP; via the coding sequence ATGAATTCTAAGGTAGAAAATCCAATTTTGAAAACTATACTCAGTTTATTGCTTTGGGGATTGGTTAGCGTAATGAGTGTTGGTGCGATCGCTATCTTCAGCTTGGTCAACCCTCCCCCTGCCTTAGCTCTCGACTATAACAAAGAAAGCTTGATTAGCGTTGATTTCTCGGGTCGCGATTTGACAGACTCCAGCTTTACCAAGGCTAATCTCCGCAGTAGTAACCTGAGTCACACCAACTTGGAGGGTGTCAGTTTCTTCGCCGCTAATCTGGAGTCAGCGAATTTAGAAGGAGCTAACCTCAAAAATGCTACTCTAGATTCCGCTCGCTTCACTAAAGCGAATTTGACTAATGCTGTTTTAGAAGGTGCATTTGCTGCTAATGCTAAGTTTGATGGTGCCATCATTGACGGAACTGATTTCACTGAGGTACTGCTGCGTCAGGATGAGCAAAACAAATTATGTAAGGTTGCCAAAGGTACTAATCCAATTACAGGACGTGAAACCCGTGAAACTCTACTATGTCCTTAG
- the sufC gene encoding Fe-S cluster assembly ATPase SufC, whose protein sequence is MIVENSEVVLSVRDLTAEVEGTPILKGVNLEVKAGEIHAIMGPNGSGKSTFSKVLAGHPAYEVTGGEVIFQEQNLLEMEPEERARAGLFLAFQYPLEIPGVSNLDFLRVAYNSRRQEQGLEELDAFDFDELMQEKLEVVKMNPAFLSRSVNEGFSGGEKKRNEILQMALLEPKVAILDETDSGLDIDALKIVANGVDQLASPENATILITHYQRLLNYIVPDFVHVMADGRIISSGGKELALELESRGYDWLLEQAATEVGAR, encoded by the coding sequence ATGATTGTTGAGAATAGTGAAGTTGTGCTGTCGGTGCGGGATCTGACGGCTGAGGTTGAGGGAACGCCGATTCTGAAGGGGGTAAACCTGGAGGTTAAGGCGGGAGAAATTCATGCGATTATGGGACCGAATGGTTCTGGTAAGAGTACTTTTTCTAAGGTGTTGGCAGGACACCCGGCGTATGAGGTGACGGGTGGCGAGGTGATTTTCCAGGAGCAAAACCTGCTGGAGATGGAACCAGAGGAACGAGCTAGGGCAGGTTTATTTCTGGCATTTCAATACCCACTGGAGATTCCGGGTGTAAGTAATTTGGATTTCTTGCGGGTGGCTTACAATTCGCGTCGCCAGGAACAGGGCTTAGAGGAGTTGGATGCGTTTGATTTTGATGAGCTGATGCAAGAAAAGCTGGAAGTAGTGAAGATGAATCCTGCTTTCCTCAGCCGCAGTGTGAATGAAGGATTTTCCGGTGGCGAGAAGAAGCGGAATGAGATTCTGCAAATGGCACTACTGGAACCGAAGGTGGCAATTCTGGATGAGACTGATTCGGGGTTAGATATTGATGCTCTGAAGATTGTTGCCAATGGTGTGGATCAGCTAGCTAGTCCTGAGAATGCAACGATTCTGATTACTCACTACCAGCGGTTACTCAATTACATCGTGCCAGACTTTGTACATGTGATGGCTGATGGTCGGATTATTTCCAGTGGTGGTAAGGAATTGGCTCTGGAACTGGAGTCTCGTGGATATGACTGGTTGCTAGAGCAAGCTGCGACTGAGGTGGGGGCGCGATGA
- the sufD gene encoding Fe-S cluster assembly protein SufD, with product MSIQVSPSTIGNPDGVGITSALVERDVYLTELLNSCQGLSIQVLEPELVGWVQEVRDRAAAWVRQYTLPTTRDEQWRFTNLSSLRQVGFQASAKAELPSAIGSLNLTEAANSRLVFVNGVYAPQLSAVAGLPDGLVVSNLARLPLAYRSRVRNYLAQAEGAQEVFTALNTAGLTDVAVVWVPKNLVVETPIHLVFISAPGESATISQPRCLVVAESGSSVTIVEEYTNHKDAKSAKAEEGKGVYFTNAVTEIWIEENAQVSHTRVERESVEAFHIGKSAIAQARDSRYICNAITLGARLSRHNLEIVQRGEQTETTLNGLTMIAGQQLADTHSAINLNYPYGTTRQLHKCIVADRAHTVFNGKVLVPKAAQLTDAGQLNRNLLLSPKARVDTKPQLEIIADNVKCSHGATVSQLEDEEVFYLRSRGLDETDARNLLINAFAAEIINQLPIASLRERLSKAVSPESQS from the coding sequence ATGAGTATTCAGGTTTCTCCTAGCACAATTGGGAACCCGGACGGGGTTGGTATAACATCTGCTCTAGTAGAGCGAGATGTATATCTGACTGAGTTATTAAACTCTTGCCAAGGGCTGAGTATACAGGTACTGGAGCCGGAATTGGTTGGTTGGGTGCAAGAGGTACGCGATCGCGCTGCTGCTTGGGTGCGTCAGTATACTCTTCCCACCACACGGGATGAGCAATGGCGATTTACTAATCTGTCATCTTTGCGGCAGGTTGGATTTCAGGCGTCGGCTAAGGCGGAGTTGCCATCAGCGATTGGATCGTTAAATCTAACAGAAGCAGCTAACAGCCGTTTGGTATTTGTTAACGGGGTTTATGCGCCTCAGTTATCGGCGGTTGCAGGCTTGCCAGATGGTTTGGTAGTGAGTAACCTGGCTAGATTACCTTTAGCTTATCGCTCTCGGGTGCGGAACTATTTAGCTCAAGCTGAGGGGGCGCAAGAAGTTTTCACTGCCCTTAACACAGCAGGGCTAACAGATGTGGCAGTGGTTTGGGTGCCGAAGAATTTGGTGGTGGAGACGCCAATTCATTTAGTGTTTATCTCTGCTCCTGGGGAGTCTGCGACTATTTCTCAGCCGCGCTGTTTGGTGGTGGCGGAATCGGGTAGTAGTGTGACGATAGTTGAAGAATATACGAACCACAAAGACGCGAAGAGCGCAAAGGCAGAAGAAGGGAAGGGCGTTTACTTCACCAATGCTGTTACGGAAATCTGGATTGAGGAAAATGCCCAGGTAAGTCACACTAGAGTTGAGCGCGAAAGTGTAGAGGCGTTTCATATTGGTAAGAGTGCGATCGCTCAAGCTCGTGATAGCCGCTATATTTGTAATGCAATTACTCTAGGGGCAAGGCTGTCACGGCATAATTTAGAGATTGTCCAAAGGGGTGAGCAAACAGAAACTACCCTTAATGGTCTGACGATGATTGCTGGTCAACAACTGGCTGATACTCATAGTGCGATCAACCTTAACTATCCCTATGGCACTACTCGCCAGCTGCATAAGTGTATTGTGGCTGACCGAGCGCATACAGTGTTTAACGGTAAGGTGTTGGTTCCCAAGGCAGCGCAACTGACAGATGCCGGTCAACTTAATCGCAATTTACTGCTGTCCCCTAAAGCCCGTGTGGATACTAAACCCCAGTTGGAGATCATTGCTGATAACGTCAAATGTAGCCACGGAGCGACGGTAAGTCAATTGGAGGACGAGGAAGTCTTTTACTTGCGAAGCCGTGGTCTTGACGAAACAGATGCCCGTAACCTGCTGATTAATGCTTTTGCTGCCGAAATTATCAACCAACTGCCGATAGCCTCCCTGCGGGAAAGGCTTTCTAAAGCAGTTAGCCCTGAGAGTCAGAGTTGA
- a CDS encoding HAMP domain-containing sensor histidine kinase, with the protein MLVAVGSLVIIGKVSSPRFFVLRLQELEGRGFYLRYARTELVRGFETAWYRGTVWSVIVSATASGGLSYWVSKRIMQRLAEMEQITQKFAAGQLDARLPLSDIPELNRLSTSFNHMAASLEGVEQRRRQLVSDLTHELRTPLTVVRGYLEELTDGRLELSPQIYQMLARETKRLERLVNDLQELSKAEAGYLPINLQPVNLRPLLESLVEKFADQILEDGPVLRLECPPQLPPVLADIDRIEQVLVNLLGNAIRYTTEGSITVRAWTEPSKLWIAVVDTGIGIAPENLPHVFERFWRADQSRNRNSGGTGIGLAISRSLIELQSGEIFVESQLFRGSTFQFFLPLA; encoded by the coding sequence ATGTTAGTGGCAGTGGGCAGCCTAGTGATTATTGGTAAAGTTTCATCTCCCCGCTTTTTTGTTCTGCGTTTGCAAGAACTGGAAGGCAGAGGTTTTTATTTACGCTATGCCCGGACTGAACTTGTGAGAGGATTTGAAACTGCTTGGTATCGAGGCACCGTTTGGTCAGTCATCGTCAGCGCTACAGCATCTGGGGGGTTGAGTTACTGGGTGTCCAAACGGATCATGCAACGTTTGGCAGAAATGGAACAAATTACCCAGAAATTTGCAGCGGGTCAACTAGATGCACGATTACCTTTGAGTGACATTCCCGAACTCAATCGGCTCAGTACTAGTTTTAACCACATGGCTGCCAGTTTAGAAGGAGTGGAACAGCGACGGCGGCAGCTAGTTAGCGATTTAACTCATGAACTCCGCACACCCCTTACAGTCGTGCGAGGGTACTTGGAGGAACTTACCGACGGTAGACTTGAACTGTCTCCCCAGATTTATCAAATGCTAGCTAGAGAAACCAAACGTTTAGAGCGGTTAGTCAACGATTTGCAAGAACTCTCAAAAGCAGAGGCTGGTTATCTGCCAATTAATTTGCAGCCAGTCAATTTGCGTCCCTTGTTAGAGTCCTTGGTAGAAAAATTTGCCGATCAGATTCTGGAAGATGGACCAGTCCTGCGCTTAGAATGCCCACCCCAATTGCCGCCGGTATTAGCAGATATTGACCGGATAGAGCAAGTTCTAGTTAATCTCCTAGGTAATGCCATTCGATATACAACTGAGGGGTCTATTACTGTTCGTGCCTGGACTGAACCCAGTAAACTCTGGATTGCGGTTGTTGATACAGGTATTGGTATTGCCCCAGAGAATTTACCTCATGTGTTTGAGCGCTTCTGGCGAGCCGATCAATCCCGCAATCGCAATTCAGGGGGAACTGGTATTGGTTTAGCGATCTCTCGCAGTTTGATTGAACTACAAAGTGGAGAAATTTTCGTAGAGAGCCAATTATTTAGAGGCAGCACGTTTCAATTCTTCCTACCTTTAGCTTAG
- a CDS encoding Uma2 family endonuclease, whose amino-acid sequence MIATSAPAEQRTVLQNISWETFEALLRETGEDRGSRFAYDCGTLEIMTPLFEHENAKIQFDRFIFALAEELEIEIKSAGSMTLKRRAVNRGIEPDNCYYVQNEPPVRGRQELDLETDLPPDLAIEIDITNSSINKFEIYSALGIAELWRYNGRVLKFYQLTEGKYIECEFSLAFPIVSAREMSGFIEQSQTLGEIALLKSFRAWARDKIVYLTSD is encoded by the coding sequence ATGATCGCTACTTCAGCTCCAGCAGAGCAAAGAACTGTGCTACAGAACATTAGCTGGGAAACTTTTGAAGCCTTGCTGAGAGAGACAGGTGAAGATAGAGGTTCACGGTTTGCTTATGACTGTGGCACTCTGGAAATTATGACTCCACTTTTTGAACATGAAAACGCCAAAATTCAGTTTGATCGCTTTATCTTTGCCTTAGCTGAAGAACTAGAAATAGAAATTAAAAGTGCTGGTTCTATGACTCTGAAGCGACGAGCAGTAAATCGAGGAATAGAACCAGATAATTGTTACTATGTCCAGAATGAACCACCTGTCAGAGGTAGGCAAGAATTAGATTTAGAAACTGATTTGCCGCCTGACTTAGCAATTGAAATTGATATTACTAACAGTTCTATTAACAAATTTGAGATTTACTCAGCGCTCGGTATAGCTGAACTTTGGAGATATAACGGGCGAGTTTTGAAATTCTATCAGCTAACAGAAGGAAAATATATTGAGTGCGAGTTTAGCCTTGCCTTTCCCATAGTGTCGGCAAGAGAAATGAGCGGCTTCATTGAGCAGAGTCAAACCCTCGGGGAAATTGCTTTGCTGAAATCATTTCGAGCTTGGGCAAGGGATAAAATAGTATATCTGACCAGTGATTAA
- a CDS encoding SufS family cysteine desulfurase gives MTFTQERTLADQVRADFPILQQEVNGKPLVYLDNAATSQKPLLVLNSLRNYYEGYNSNVHRGVHTLSAKATDAYEASRDKVAAFVNAASRQEIVFTRNASEAINLVAYSWGSHLQRGDEIILSVMEHHSNLIPWQLLAQRTGAVLKFVELTESEEFDLEQFKSLISDRTKLVATVHVSNTLGCINPVQEMIAIAHQYGAKVLIDACQSVPHMPVNVQQMDCDWLVASGHKMCGPTGIGFLYGKLNLLRSMPPFLGGGEMIADVFLDHATYADLPHKFEAGTPAIAEAIALGAAVDYLSGIGMDKIYAYEAELTGYLFEQLRQIPEIRTYGPKPKVAGLGRAALAAFTAGDVHPHDLSTILDQAGVAIRAGHHCTQPLHRYLHAQSTARASLSFYNTREEIDVFIAALKEAVDFFGSIFGE, from the coding sequence ATGACTTTTACGCAGGAAAGAACCCTTGCCGATCAAGTCCGTGCTGACTTCCCGATTTTGCAACAGGAAGTCAATGGCAAACCACTAGTTTACTTAGACAACGCTGCCACGTCCCAAAAGCCCTTGTTGGTTCTGAACAGCCTACGAAACTACTATGAGGGGTACAATTCTAATGTGCATAGAGGTGTTCATACTCTGAGTGCCAAGGCTACAGATGCCTATGAAGCTTCGCGAGACAAGGTTGCAGCTTTTGTGAATGCTGCTTCGCGACAAGAGATTGTTTTCACCCGCAATGCGAGTGAGGCAATTAACCTTGTGGCATATAGTTGGGGGAGCCATTTACAGCGGGGGGATGAGATTATCCTTTCGGTGATGGAACACCACAGCAATCTAATTCCCTGGCAGCTGCTGGCTCAGAGAACGGGTGCAGTGCTGAAGTTTGTCGAACTGACGGAGTCTGAAGAATTTGACCTGGAACAATTCAAATCTCTGATTTCAGACCGGACTAAACTGGTTGCTACGGTGCATGTCTCCAACACTTTGGGATGTATTAACCCAGTGCAGGAGATGATTGCGATCGCTCACCAATACGGAGCAAAAGTATTGATCGATGCTTGCCAGAGTGTTCCCCATATGCCTGTCAACGTGCAGCAGATGGACTGTGATTGGTTGGTTGCTTCTGGTCATAAAATGTGTGGTCCCACAGGGATTGGCTTTTTGTATGGCAAGTTGAATTTGCTGCGCTCAATGCCGCCTTTTTTGGGTGGTGGTGAGATGATTGCAGATGTGTTTCTCGACCATGCTACCTATGCCGATTTGCCTCATAAGTTTGAGGCGGGAACTCCGGCAATTGCCGAAGCGATCGCTCTAGGCGCAGCGGTTGACTATCTGAGTGGGATAGGGATGGATAAAATCTATGCCTATGAAGCAGAGTTGACGGGGTATCTATTCGAGCAACTCCGACAGATTCCCGAAATTCGCACTTATGGACCTAAACCTAAAGTAGCAGGATTGGGTAGAGCTGCACTTGCCGCATTCACTGCTGGCGATGTTCACCCCCATGACTTGTCTACCATTTTGGATCAGGCGGGAGTTGCCATTCGTGCTGGACATCACTGCACCCAACCGTTACATCGGTATCTTCATGCTCAGTCTACGGCACGGGCAAGTTTATCTTTTTACAACACTCGTGAAGAAATTGATGTCTTCATCGCTGCATTAAAGGAAGCTGTAGACTTCTTTGGTAGTATTTTCGGGGAATAA
- the sufB gene encoding Fe-S cluster assembly protein SufB, translated as MSATVKTIVNQPYKYGFVTNIEADTIPRGLSEDVIRLISAKKNEPEFMLEFRLKAYRQWLKMTEPTWPSVKYPAIDYQHIIYYSAPKQPKAKLNSLEEVDPTLLETFEKLGIPLSEQKRLSNVAVDAIFDSVSVATTFKEKLAKEGVIFCSISEAVREYPELVQKYLGSVVPVADNYFAALNSAVFSDGSFVYIPKGTKCPMELSTYFRINSGDTGQFERTLIIAEEGSSVSYLEGCTAPMYDTNQLHAAVVELVALDNAEIKYSTVQNWYAGDENGKGGIYNFVTKRGLCQGVNSKISWTQVETGSAITWKYPSCVLVGDNSVGEFYSVALTNNMQQADTGTKMVHVGKNTRSTIISKGISAGRSSNSYRGLVKVGSNAVGARNYSQCDSMLIGDNARANTFPYIQVQNNTAKVEHEASTSKIGEDQLFYFSQRGISAEDAISMMISGFCKDVFNQLPMEFAVEADRLLSLKLEGSVG; from the coding sequence ATGAGTGCAACTGTCAAAACCATAGTTAATCAGCCCTACAAGTACGGCTTTGTCACCAACATTGAGGCAGACACAATTCCGCGTGGTCTCAGTGAAGACGTTATCCGCTTGATCTCAGCCAAAAAGAACGAGCCAGAGTTCATGCTGGAGTTTCGTCTCAAAGCCTACCGCCAGTGGCTAAAGATGACAGAACCCACCTGGCCTAGTGTCAAGTATCCTGCCATTGATTACCAGCATATCATCTACTATTCTGCCCCGAAACAACCAAAGGCAAAGCTGAATAGTCTAGAAGAAGTTGACCCAACTCTGTTGGAAACTTTTGAAAAGCTAGGCATTCCCCTGTCTGAGCAGAAGCGGCTTTCTAACGTTGCTGTGGATGCGATCTTTGATAGTGTCTCCGTAGCAACCACCTTTAAGGAAAAGCTAGCTAAAGAAGGTGTGATTTTTTGCTCGATCTCTGAAGCTGTGCGGGAATACCCAGAGTTAGTGCAAAAGTATCTTGGCAGCGTTGTACCAGTGGCAGATAACTACTTCGCCGCCCTAAACTCAGCTGTTTTCAGCGATGGTTCCTTTGTCTACATCCCCAAAGGCACTAAATGCCCGATGGAACTATCTACCTATTTCCGCATTAATAGTGGGGATACGGGACAGTTTGAGCGGACGCTAATTATTGCTGAGGAAGGTAGCTCGGTCTCTTACCTGGAAGGCTGCACCGCACCAATGTATGATACCAATCAGCTGCACGCCGCTGTAGTGGAGCTAGTTGCCCTTGACAATGCGGAGATTAAATACTCCACTGTGCAGAACTGGTATGCCGGAGACGAGAACGGTAAAGGCGGTATCTACAACTTTGTTACTAAACGAGGTCTGTGTCAGGGAGTTAACTCTAAGATTTCTTGGACTCAAGTGGAAACTGGTTCTGCGATTACTTGGAAGTATCCCAGCTGTGTGCTGGTAGGAGATAACTCTGTAGGTGAGTTCTACTCCGTAGCGCTGACAAATAATATGCAGCAAGCTGATACTGGCACCAAGATGGTGCATGTAGGCAAAAACACTCGCAGCACGATTATCTCTAAGGGAATTTCAGCGGGACGTTCATCAAATAGCTACCGGGGTTTGGTTAAGGTAGGTTCCAATGCTGTTGGGGCGCGTAACTATTCCCAGTGCGATTCAATGCTGATTGGGGATAATGCCAGAGCAAATACATTCCCTTATATCCAGGTGCAGAACAACACTGCCAAAGTAGAACACGAAGCGTCTACTTCCAAAATTGGGGAAGATCAACTGTTTTATTTCTCGCAGCGGGGCATTTCGGCAGAAGATGCGATTTCAATGATGATTAGTGGCTTCTGCAAGGATGTGTTCAACCAGCTGCCGATGGAGTTTGCAGTGGAAGCAGATCGGTTGTTGAGTCTGAAATTGGAAGGCAGTGTGGGTTGA
- the queA gene encoding tRNA preQ1(34) S-adenosylmethionine ribosyltransferase-isomerase QueA, with translation MSPALSAEELDRSLAGYDYELPQERIAQNPACPRDSARLLVVDSPIHHTHRVFRDLPELLLPGDLLVMNNTRVIPARLYGHKASGARVEVLLLEEQQHNNWLALVKPGKRLQPGAKIVFEPQRRKERKEEIDSLSATVLETDEATGGRLLQFNVPSGVRLLQWLDSFGRVPLPPYITDFQAGLEAYQTVYAQRPGAVAAPTAGLHFTPRLLERLQEQGINSAFVTLHVGVGTFRPVEVENVAQHKMHGEWVEVPAETVEQIRETQLKGGRIIAVGTTVVRALEGAAESGQLQPFCGKTDLFIYPGYNWRVVEGLITNFHLPRSSLLMLVSALIGRQRLLGLYQEAIASSYRFYSFGDAMLILPEARSLSQ, from the coding sequence ATGAGCCCAGCGCTCAGTGCAGAAGAATTAGACCGCTCATTGGCTGGATATGACTATGAACTCCCGCAAGAGCGGATTGCTCAAAACCCAGCTTGTCCTCGGGATAGCGCCAGGTTGTTAGTCGTAGATTCTCCCATTCACCACACTCATCGTGTCTTCCGGGATTTACCTGAGCTGCTTCTACCGGGTGATTTGTTAGTGATGAACAATACGCGGGTGATTCCAGCCCGTCTCTATGGGCATAAAGCCAGTGGCGCAAGAGTGGAAGTGTTACTGTTGGAGGAGCAGCAGCATAACAACTGGTTAGCTTTGGTGAAGCCTGGGAAACGGTTGCAGCCAGGAGCAAAGATTGTTTTTGAACCGCAAAGACGCAAAGAACGCAAAGAAGAGATAGACAGCTTAAGTGCTACAGTGCTGGAAACGGATGAAGCGACTGGAGGGCGGTTGTTGCAGTTTAATGTGCCATCAGGAGTGCGTTTGCTTCAGTGGTTGGATTCTTTTGGGCGGGTGCCGTTGCCGCCCTATATTACAGACTTCCAGGCAGGGTTAGAAGCGTATCAGACAGTTTATGCTCAAAGACCTGGAGCAGTGGCGGCTCCAACGGCTGGGCTCCACTTTACGCCTAGGTTACTAGAGCGATTGCAAGAACAGGGCATAAATTCAGCTTTTGTGACGCTACACGTTGGCGTGGGGACATTTCGACCCGTAGAAGTGGAGAACGTGGCGCAGCACAAAATGCATGGGGAGTGGGTGGAGGTTCCAGCAGAAACGGTGGAGCAAATCCGTGAAACCCAGCTGAAGGGAGGCCGGATTATTGCAGTGGGAACGACGGTGGTAAGAGCTTTGGAGGGGGCGGCTGAATCTGGGCAACTACAACCGTTTTGTGGTAAGACAGACTTATTTATTTATCCTGGCTATAACTGGCGTGTGGTTGAGGGGTTGATTACAAATTTTCATCTCCCTCGTTCGAGTTTGCTCATGCTGGTGAGTGCTTTAATTGGTCGACAGCGGTTGTTGGGGTTGTATCAAGAGGCGATCGCTAGTTCCTACCGCTTTTATTCTTTCGGCGATGCCATGCTGATTCTGCCAGAAGCCAGAAGTCTGTCACAATAA
- a CDS encoding YraN family protein → MAKRHPSHYLDIGVLGEDLVAQWLQSTSWMILHRRWRCRWGEIDIIARKEPEKHSSPLLAFVEVKTRSRGNWDADGLLSITSQKQAKLRQTAQCFLAAYPKFADSPCQFDVALVHCQQLARNELHPSSETPVKLEAATDLSSLPEQPVTTKIVAGYQLILQEYIPSAFG, encoded by the coding sequence ATGGCGAAGCGTCATCCATCTCATTATCTCGATATAGGTGTTTTAGGAGAAGATCTTGTTGCTCAATGGTTGCAATCTACAAGTTGGATGATTCTGCATCGCCGCTGGCGTTGCCGCTGGGGAGAGATCGACATCATTGCTCGAAAAGAGCCAGAAAAACACTCCTCACCCCTATTAGCATTTGTTGAAGTCAAGACCCGCAGTCGTGGTAATTGGGATGCTGATGGATTACTGTCGATTACATCACAAAAGCAAGCAAAACTCCGGCAGACTGCTCAATGCTTTTTGGCAGCTTACCCAAAATTTGCAGATTCTCCTTGCCAGTTTGATGTTGCTCTTGTGCACTGTCAGCAGTTAGCAAGAAATGAGCTCCACCCCTCAAGTGAGACACCAGTAAAACTAGAAGCTGCAACTGATTTATCATCTTTACCCGAGCAGCCAGTAACAACCAAAATCGTGGCTGGTTACCAGCTAATCCTACAAGAATATATTCCCTCGGCTTTTGGTTAA
- the sufR gene encoding iron-sulfur cluster biosynthesis transcriptional regulator SufR has translation MVTTQQPSTKQDILQHLLKQGQATAHQLAAELDISPQAIRRHLKDLETDELISYQTIQVGMGRPQHVYQLSNKGRDRLQRTLSDRFGDSHGQFAVSLLGTLAETVGYDQMSSILRKQWERKALEYRDLVGNGSLQERVANLVELRKAEGYMAEWYPVEPSDADKDSGSQFILTEHNCAISNVAESFPSICGHELEMFATVLPDCKVERTHWLIDGEHRCGYLVQARFEKSNA, from the coding sequence ATGGTGACAACGCAGCAGCCCTCGACCAAGCAGGATATTCTGCAACATTTACTAAAGCAGGGTCAAGCCACCGCACACCAGTTAGCAGCTGAGTTGGATATTAGTCCGCAAGCAATTCGTCGCCATCTTAAGGATCTGGAGACGGATGAGCTAATTTCGTACCAAACGATTCAGGTGGGGATGGGGCGACCCCAGCACGTATATCAGCTAAGTAACAAAGGGCGCGATCGCCTGCAACGGACTTTAAGCGATCGCTTTGGAGATAGCCACGGTCAATTTGCCGTTTCGCTGTTGGGTACATTAGCGGAGACGGTAGGGTATGACCAGATGAGTTCAATTTTGCGGAAACAGTGGGAACGCAAGGCGCTAGAATATCGCGATCTGGTGGGGAATGGTTCTTTGCAAGAGCGGGTGGCAAACTTGGTGGAACTGAGAAAAGCCGAAGGCTATATGGCGGAGTGGTACCCTGTAGAACCCAGCGATGCAGACAAAGATAGCGGCTCTCAGTTCATCTTGACCGAACATAACTGTGCCATTTCTAATGTTGCCGAGTCTTTCCCCAGTATCTGTGGTCATGAATTAGAGATGTTTGCCACAGTTTTACCAGATTGCAAAGTAGAGCGTACTCACTGGCTGATCGACGGCGAACACCGCTGCGGCTATTTAGTTCAAGCGCGTTTTGAAAAATCTAACGCATGA